The DNA window GACTGTTTGACCAAGGCGGACTACAGAAAGGCCAGCGCGTGTTGATTCACGCGGGAGCCGGAGGCGTCGGCCACCTGGCGGTGCAATTTGCCCGGCACGTCGGTGCGGAGGTGTTCGCTACTGCGACAGGCGACGGGGTCGAATTTGTGGAGTCTTTAGAAGCCGATCATGTCATCGACTATAAGAAGCAGCCGTTTGAAGAAGTCGCGCGAGATATGGATCTGGTCTTCGATCTAATTGGGGGCGAGACACAAAGCCGTTCATGGCAAACGGTCAAACGGGACGGCACGATGATTTCGACGCTGACGGAGCCTTCCGCAACGGAAGCCGCCAGACACGGCGCCCACGCGGCGCGTTACACGGCTCGCCCGGACGGAGCGCAGCTTGCGGAGATAGGCCGCCTGATCGACGCGGGCGAGGTAAAGGTCAACGTGATCGCAACCTATCCTTTCGCGTCCGCTGCTGATGCGCTGGCAAGGCTTGAAAAAGGGCACGTCCACGGCAAAATTGTCGTGAATGCGTTCGACGCTTGAGTCGATAGCGTCGCACGCGACGCCGCCTCGACAGACACGAATAAGAGAGATTTTGCCGCGATTGCTACGCAATGGCGGCGGAGTTGTGATGAAGCCCGGTGCCGATTTAACGGAAGCGAACTGTGGCTGTTAAGTCTTCAAGAACTGACGCCGATGTTTGCAGAGAAGCCGGAAAGCGCAAGACGCGGATTCAAGGGCAGCCCATGGCGGCTATCGTAAGGAGCGCACGATGCTCGAATTTACCTGTCGCATTCGAACCCCGACACTCGAAATTTGCTACGCCGACGCCGGGCCTCCGAACGGTCCGCCCGTCATCCTGTTGCACGGCTGGCCCGATGCCGCACGCGCATGGATTCCTGTCGCGGCTCGTCTGAACGCTGCGGGTTTTCGCACTATCGTGCCTGAATTGCGGGGTAGCGGTCGCACCCGTTTTATTAGCGATCGCACGGTGCGGGACGGGTCCGGCGTCGCGCTCGCACAGGATGCGATCGATCTGGCCAACGCATTATCGATCAATCGATTCGATTTGGTCGGGCATGACTGGGGCGCACGGGCTGCCTACACAGTGGCGGCGCTTTTTCCCGAGCGCGCGAAGCGGATTGCAGCGCTTGCGCTCGCGTTTCAGCCGTATGGCCGGTTCGCGTTGCCCGGGTTCTCGCAGGCGCGGAAGTTCTGGTATCAATGGTTTATGGCGCTGGACGGTGGCCCAGATGCCGTGGGAGCCGATCCGAAGGGATTTGCGCGCATTCAATGGGAGACGTGGTCGCCGCCGGGCTGGTTCGATGACAACGAGTTCTCCCGCACGGCCGAGAGTTTTGATAATCCCGACTGGTTGGCGATCACGCTGAACGGGTATCGCCGCCGCTGGCGGCAGGACGAGGAATCCGACCCGGCGTATTCGAGCCTGCGTCAGCAACTCGCAACCATCGGAAGTATTGGCGTGCCGACGCTGATGCTGCAGGGAGGCGCAGACCAGTGCGACGAACCCAAGGAATCCGACGGCCTGGAGAGTCATTTTGCCGGGGGCTACCGACGGATTCTGATCGACGGTGTCGGACATTTTCCGTCGCGGGAAGCCCCGGATGAAGTTGCCAATGCTTTGATAGAGCATCTTCGGTAAGGCCCGCCGGGGTTATTACTTCCAGTCAGGTGGTCGCGCTGAAACTATGTCTTAAGACAAGCGCCAAGCCGCCCTAGAAGCGTCATCCAAAGCTTGCAACTGTAACGCGCGGTAGGGCCTGTTTTTTGCTACCGCCCCTTATAGCCGTGCGGGTTCAATGCGGCTATCGAGGCGCAATCAGCTGCGAGTTCCGGGAGCCAACAGTGAGCGACGGCGGAACGACAACGAAACCAGTTCTCTGTGGCGCCGAGCCATGGCTTGCGAGTGGGTTCGTGCTGGCTATCACTCCCAGTCGCGCTGAATCGGCATCCTTGAATTATTTTTTCCACGCAGCCGGTCCTGCCAGTCGGCCGACGATGTATCTCGGCTGGACAATGACCGTTGTCGCGGTGGCAGTGACGATCATCATCGGCGTCCTGCTGGTCCTGGCGATTGTGCGGCGGCGTCAGCCGGCGGATCCCGGCAGCCTGAATGCCGAATCGGGCGGTATGCGCTGGATTTATGTTGGCACAGGAATATCGTCGGTCGCGTTGCTGGCAATGCTGGTCTACATTCTTGTCACACTCGAATCCGTCGCATCGCCTGCTGTGCATCCTCAGTTGACACTGACAGTGACGGCATACGACTGGTGGTGGAAAGTCGACTACACGGACGACCCCGACCCGTCCCGCGACTTCAGCACGGCCAACGAGATTCACATTCCTGTCGGCGAACCCGTGAAGGTTCTGCTCAAAAGCGCCGATGTCGTACACGCATTCTGGGTTCCGCAACTCGCGGGAAAGACGCAGACGATTCCCGGTCAAACGAACGAGCAATGGATTCAGGCCGACCAGCCCGGCATTTATCGCGGGCAATGCTCGCAATTTTGCGGGGCGCAGCACGCGCATATGGCTTTCGAAGTGATCGCACAAAGCCCCGCCGACTTCGATGCGTGGCGCAGCGCACAGGGCCGGAATGCCGCCTTGCAGCAGCAGGAAGCAGACGCTGCCGACATCGCCATCGGCAAGCACCTGTTCATCGATCGTTGCTCCGGTTGCCATACGATTCGTGGCACCAACGCAAACGGCTTGCAAGCCCCTGATCTCACGCACCTCGGCTCGCGCCGCACAATCGCAGCCGGAACATTGATCAACGCGCCGGATCATCTGCTCGACTGGATCGAACACGCGCAGCAGATCAAGCCCGAATCGCTGATGCCGGATATTGCGCTGACCGGCGCGGAAGCCGAGACCCTCTCGGCATATCTGGCGACCCTCCATTGACGAAGTTTCTGCCGACGACACGGAGCGTTCACGATGTCCGACCGCACTGCTAGCGCTTCGTCGCCGCAAGAACCGCAGCGCGACACACGCAATGAGTCAGCCGCTTCGCCGTCATTGGCGCGTAGGCCACAGACCGGCCGGGTGCTGGCGGGCAGTGCCGAAGAAAAGCGTCTGCACGAGATATGGGAGACGCCACCGGGCTGGCGCGGATGGCTGTCGAGCGTCGATCATAAAACCATCGGTTTGCGCTATCTCGTCACCGCCTTCGTGTTTCTGCTGATGGGCGGCGTAGAGGCGTTGATCATGCGCATTCAACTGGCGCGTCCGAACGCGACAATACTGACGCCCGAACAGTACAACCAGCTCTTCACGATGCACGGCGTGACGATGATTTTCCTCTATGCGTTGCCTGTGCTGTCGGGTTTCTCGAACTATCTGTGGCCGCTAATTCTTGGCGCGCGCGACATGGCGTTTCCACGCCTGAATGCGTTGTCGTACTGGGTCTTTCTGTTTGCAGGCATTTTTCTGTACGCGAGTTTCCCAACGGGGCAGGCACCGGACGCGGGCTGGTTCAACTACGCGCCGCTCTCGGGTCTCGAATACAGCACCGGCCCGAATATCGATGTGTACGCACTCGGCATGGTGCTGCTCGGCATCTCGACGACGGTCGGCTCGATGAACTTCGTAGTGACGCTGTTGCGGATGCGCGCGCCGGGTATGTCACTCGACCGGATGCCGGTACTGGTGTGGGGCACGCTCACCGCATCGGGCGGTAACCTGCTGGCGGTGCCTTCGGTCAGCCTTGCATTCCTGCTGCTATGGATGGATCGCCGGATCGGGACGCATTTTTTCGACGTGCTGAACGGCGGCCGTCCACTGTTATGGCAACACCTGTTCTGGATCTTCGCGCATCCGTGGGTCTATGCGGTTGTGCTACCCGCCATGGGCATTGTGTCCGATGCATTGCCGGTGTTCTGCAGGCGGCCGTTGGTCGGCTACGGGCCAGTCGCGCTTTCCACTGTCGCGACGATGGTGATCGGCTTTGTCGTGTGGATTCACCATATGTTTGCGACCGGTATTCCGGCGCTTGCGCTGTCGTTCTTCGGTGCGGCAAGCATGGTCATTGCAATTCCGAGCGCGGTTGCCACGTTCGCATGGATCGCGACCATCTGGACCGGCAGACCCGTGTTTCGCGTGCCGTTTTTCTATTTCGCGGGATTCGTGTTGCTGTTCGTGATTGGCGGCGTGTCAGGCGTGATGACCGCTGCCGTGCCGTTCGATTGGCAACTGACCGACACGTACTTCGTTGTCGCGCATCTGCATTACGTGCTGCTCGGCATCAACGTCTTTCCGGTGATTGGCGGCATCTATTTCTGGTTTCCGAAATTCACCGGCAGGATGATGAACGAGCGCTTGGGCAAGATTGGCTTCTGGGTATTGTTCGTCGGCTTTAACGTAGCGTTCTTCCCGATGCATATCGCGGGCCTGTTGGGCATGCCGCGCCGCATTTACACCTATCCGGCCGACATGGGCTGGAACACGGTGAATCTCGTCACGTCGCTCGGCTCGTTTCTGTTCGCCGTGGGTGTGTTGATCTTTCTCGTCGACCTCCTTGTCAGCCTGAAGAACGGCCAGCCCGCCGGCAACAATCCATGGGACGCGCCCACGCTCGAATGGTCGACCAGTTCTCCGCCGCCACCGTATAACTTTGCTGTCGTGCCGACGCTCGCGAGCCGTCATCCGCTGTGGGAGGGCCGCACCGACGAGCCGGGCGTGAGCATCCAGACACGCTCGCGTCTCGACGAGGGCTACATGCTCGCGAACGGGCGTGAGGCTTTGGGCACGACTGCGCTCGAAGCGCTGCCCGACGTGATTCTGAAGATGCCCGGCGATTCGTATGCGCCATTCTGGCTCGCCGTATTTGCAACGCTCGTATTCGCGGGCCTCGCCGTCGGCGCGTGGATAGTGTCGGGCGCGATGCTGGCGGGCTGTGCGCTATCGATCATCGCGTGGTTATGGCCGGAGCGTGCGTTGATCCAGCGCGAGCCGAGCGCCGTGCACGACGCGGGAGCCTGATATGAGCGACGCCATCGATCTGAACCAGTCACCGGATGGAGCGGCCGAATCGTCGCGTCTTCTGCCGGTCGGCAGTGCCGGAGAGCGCTCGGGCGGCTGGTGGGGATGCCTGACCTTGATTGCTACCGAAGGCGCGCTGTTCGGCTATCTGATCTTTTCGTACCTGTATCTGGCTTCGCAAAGTACCCAGCACTGGCCGCCCGAGGGGCTGCCGAAGCTGGGACTCGGTATCGCGAACACGGTCATCCTGCTATCGAGTAGTGGCTTCGTGTGGCTGTGCGAGTGCTGCGTGCGGCGCAGGCGTTTGCGCTGGGGCGTAGCGTCGATGGCGGTGGGTGTGGTGCTCGGTTGCACGTTCATGGGTATTCAGTTGATCGAGTGGCACGATCATCCCTACGGGTTGACGACCCATCTTTATGGCTCCCTGTACTTCACGATCACCGGCTTTCACATGGCGCACGTGGCGGTCGGCATTGTTGTGCTGCTGCTCCTGCTGCTATGGACGGCACTCGGTTACTTCGACGAAAAGCGATGCGCCGCGTTGACCATCGGCGGACTGTACTGGCATTTCGTCGATGTTGTCTGGCTCTTCATTTTCAGCACGCTGTATCTGTCGCCCTATCTGTTCCGGGGATGGTCATGAGCGAAGACGTCGCGCCTCGCGAGGTGTC is part of the Paraburkholderia fungorum genome and encodes:
- a CDS encoding cytochrome c oxidase subunit 3, yielding MSDAIDLNQSPDGAAESSRLLPVGSAGERSGGWWGCLTLIATEGALFGYLIFSYLYLASQSTQHWPPEGLPKLGLGIANTVILLSSSGFVWLCECCVRRRRLRWGVASMAVGVVLGCTFMGIQLIEWHDHPYGLTTHLYGSLYFTITGFHMAHVAVGIVVLLLLLLWTALGYFDEKRCAALTIGGLYWHFVDVVWLFIFSTLYLSPYLFRGWS
- the coxB gene encoding cytochrome c oxidase subunit II translates to MLAITPSRAESASLNYFFHAAGPASRPTMYLGWTMTVVAVAVTIIIGVLLVLAIVRRRQPADPGSLNAESGGMRWIYVGTGISSVALLAMLVYILVTLESVASPAVHPQLTLTVTAYDWWWKVDYTDDPDPSRDFSTANEIHIPVGEPVKVLLKSADVVHAFWVPQLAGKTQTIPGQTNEQWIQADQPGIYRGQCSQFCGAQHAHMAFEVIAQSPADFDAWRSAQGRNAALQQQEADAADIAIGKHLFIDRCSGCHTIRGTNANGLQAPDLTHLGSRRTIAAGTLINAPDHLLDWIEHAQQIKPESLMPDIALTGAEAETLSAYLATLH
- the ctaD gene encoding cytochrome c oxidase subunit I, producing the protein MSDRTASASSPQEPQRDTRNESAASPSLARRPQTGRVLAGSAEEKRLHEIWETPPGWRGWLSSVDHKTIGLRYLVTAFVFLLMGGVEALIMRIQLARPNATILTPEQYNQLFTMHGVTMIFLYALPVLSGFSNYLWPLILGARDMAFPRLNALSYWVFLFAGIFLYASFPTGQAPDAGWFNYAPLSGLEYSTGPNIDVYALGMVLLGISTTVGSMNFVVTLLRMRAPGMSLDRMPVLVWGTLTASGGNLLAVPSVSLAFLLLWMDRRIGTHFFDVLNGGRPLLWQHLFWIFAHPWVYAVVLPAMGIVSDALPVFCRRPLVGYGPVALSTVATMVIGFVVWIHHMFATGIPALALSFFGAASMVIAIPSAVATFAWIATIWTGRPVFRVPFFYFAGFVLLFVIGGVSGVMTAAVPFDWQLTDTYFVVAHLHYVLLGINVFPVIGGIYFWFPKFTGRMMNERLGKIGFWVLFVGFNVAFFPMHIAGLLGMPRRIYTYPADMGWNTVNLVTSLGSFLFAVGVLIFLVDLLVSLKNGQPAGNNPWDAPTLEWSTSSPPPPYNFAVVPTLASRHPLWEGRTDEPGVSIQTRSRLDEGYMLANGREALGTTALEALPDVILKMPGDSYAPFWLAVFATLVFAGLAVGAWIVSGAMLAGCALSIIAWLWPERALIQREPSAVHDAGA
- a CDS encoding alpha/beta fold hydrolase; this encodes MLEFTCRIRTPTLEICYADAGPPNGPPVILLHGWPDAARAWIPVAARLNAAGFRTIVPELRGSGRTRFISDRTVRDGSGVALAQDAIDLANALSINRFDLVGHDWGARAAYTVAALFPERAKRIAALALAFQPYGRFALPGFSQARKFWYQWFMALDGGPDAVGADPKGFARIQWETWSPPGWFDDNEFSRTAESFDNPDWLAITLNGYRRRWRQDEESDPAYSSLRQQLATIGSIGVPTLMLQGGADQCDEPKESDGLESHFAGGYRRILIDGVGHFPSREAPDEVANALIEHLR
- a CDS encoding NADP-dependent oxidoreductase; protein product: MAQMRAFRIHRFGGPDVLRSERIDVPPIGPNEVLVRVKAASVNPVDIKTRDGKYPVIGEDKLPFTLGRDFAGTLERVGQSLSGWEHGAEVFGFVGQGQGALAEFVVIVASGLAPRPASMDSTAAAAVPLAALTAWQGLFDQGGLQKGQRVLIHAGAGGVGHLAVQFARHVGAEVFATATGDGVEFVESLEADHVIDYKKQPFEEVARDMDLVFDLIGGETQSRSWQTVKRDGTMISTLTEPSATEAARHGAHAARYTARPDGAQLAEIGRLIDAGEVKVNVIATYPFASAADALARLEKGHVHGKIVVNAFDA